A genomic window from Paenibacillus antri includes:
- a CDS encoding glycoside hydrolase family 88/105 protein, producing the protein MTTRNPYFDPEESMARQTDGTSVEHVLTTMAQKYIGDHPMHAPVYRVSRKQPIRKGEDHRYVFPGDVLFPPGTTGRKAYAWAKLWSPEAQTFPFSITCLGPVKLYHNGEKRFGSSKDEEGAAAQPLRLPVPLTKGWNHFVLELERGAGAVFGTSNRKNFPYHFLVPSVDRDGEEGWLYTRPTDDPLPGIPAMSVLEAATGAEWLPERDPSEEAAEGEAPGADVFEARPERLYGRRDGYAAYAWTEIDGRLADGEPLALQGTAYGPIRVQLNGVEVLRQNRPGDFRVPIRVPAGIADLVVRSECGSGGWGFRLTGASLAGKLRTPRRAAGAKEPWLYLGPFPAADAVDITDYLTMDALAAPEGEEPFYWRTASPVGFVRPFLENERFGKWNYPLGVTLYGLLETGKTLGRPDILDYVARHVEFASSRFAYSLWDRAKFGAAGINNQLSHVDSLDDCGSFGALSLLADRAIRPLKGVREAAAHIAEYVMHRQDRLEDGALYRKVGVSPSMHNTMWCDDMYMSVPFLCRFAEASGDPSYVSEAARQLLLYKKYLYMSDKKIMSHVYDVAAGKPTLTPWGRGNGWVFFSLTELLTVLPREHDAYPDILRFYQELAEGYLALQGERGLWHQVLTDPESYPEASCTSMFLYGFARGVRNGWLAPELPYRKAALAAWEGLCEAAIDKRGNLYGVCRGSSFSFSNHYYKHELSWNLNDTHGIGIVMLAGVETMKLLEVLGSGRKKEQTIG; encoded by the coding sequence ATGACGACGCGGAACCCGTATTTCGATCCCGAAGAAAGCATGGCGCGGCAGACGGACGGGACGTCCGTCGAGCATGTGCTGACGACGATGGCGCAGAAGTATATCGGCGACCATCCGATGCACGCACCCGTGTACCGGGTATCGCGGAAGCAGCCGATAAGGAAAGGTGAGGACCACCGATACGTCTTTCCGGGGGACGTCTTATTCCCGCCGGGGACGACCGGGAGGAAGGCGTACGCTTGGGCGAAGCTATGGAGCCCCGAAGCGCAAACCTTCCCGTTCTCCATCACCTGCCTCGGCCCGGTGAAGCTGTACCATAACGGCGAGAAGCGGTTCGGCTCGTCGAAGGACGAGGAAGGCGCCGCGGCGCAGCCGCTGCGGCTGCCCGTTCCGCTGACGAAGGGGTGGAATCACTTCGTGCTGGAGCTGGAGCGAGGCGCGGGGGCGGTCTTCGGGACGAGCAATCGGAAAAACTTTCCGTACCACTTCTTGGTTCCGTCCGTCGACCGGGACGGGGAAGAAGGCTGGCTGTATACGAGACCGACGGACGATCCGCTTCCCGGCATTCCCGCCATGTCCGTCTTGGAAGCGGCGACGGGCGCCGAGTGGCTTCCGGAGCGCGATCCTTCCGAGGAGGCAGCCGAGGGCGAAGCGCCAGGGGCGGATGTGTTCGAGGCGCGGCCGGAGCGCTTATACGGACGGCGGGACGGATACGCGGCATACGCTTGGACCGAAATCGACGGCCGGCTCGCCGACGGCGAACCGCTCGCGCTGCAGGGCACGGCGTACGGACCGATCCGAGTGCAGCTCAACGGCGTCGAGGTGCTTCGACAAAACCGTCCCGGGGACTTCCGCGTTCCGATCCGGGTCCCCGCGGGGATCGCCGACCTGGTCGTCCGGAGCGAATGCGGCTCCGGCGGCTGGGGCTTTCGGCTGACCGGGGCGTCGCTCGCCGGCAAGCTGCGGACGCCGCGCCGGGCGGCGGGGGCGAAGGAGCCGTGGCTTTACCTCGGGCCTTTCCCCGCGGCGGACGCCGTCGATATAACGGACTACCTAACGATGGACGCATTGGCGGCTCCGGAAGGGGAAGAGCCGTTCTATTGGCGGACGGCGTCGCCGGTCGGCTTCGTGCGCCCGTTCCTCGAGAACGAACGGTTCGGGAAGTGGAACTACCCGCTCGGGGTGACGCTCTACGGATTGCTCGAGACGGGGAAGACGCTGGGCCGTCCCGATATCCTCGACTACGTCGCTAGGCACGTCGAATTCGCGTCTTCCCGTTTCGCTTATTCGCTCTGGGATCGCGCGAAATTCGGCGCCGCAGGCATCAACAACCAGCTGTCCCACGTCGACAGTCTGGACGATTGCGGTTCGTTCGGCGCGCTGTCGCTGCTGGCGGATCGCGCCATCCGCCCGCTGAAGGGCGTGCGGGAAGCCGCGGCGCATATCGCGGAGTATGTGATGCATCGGCAGGACCGGCTCGAGGACGGCGCGCTGTACCGGAAGGTCGGCGTGTCGCCGAGCATGCACAATACGATGTGGTGCGACGACATGTATATGAGCGTGCCGTTCTTATGCCGATTCGCGGAAGCGTCGGGCGACCCGAGTTATGTATCCGAAGCGGCCCGCCAGCTGCTGCTGTACAAGAAATATTTGTACATGTCGGACAAGAAAATCATGTCGCATGTATACGACGTCGCCGCCGGGAAGCCGACGCTGACGCCTTGGGGCCGCGGGAACGGCTGGGTGTTTTTCTCTTTGACGGAGCTGCTGACGGTACTTCCCCGCGAACATGACGCGTACCCTGATATTCTACGATTCTATCAAGAGCTGGCCGAAGGCTATCTGGCGCTGCAAGGGGAACGGGGGCTATGGCATCAAGTGCTGACCGATCCGGAGTCGTACCCGGAAGCTTCCTGCACTTCGATGTTTCTGTACGGCTTCGCGCGCGGAGTGCGGAACGGCTGGCTCGCGCCCGAGCTGCCGTACCGGAAGGCGGCGCTGGCCGCATGGGAGGGGCTGTGCGAAGCGGCGATCGACAAGCGCGGGAACCTGTACGGCGTGTGCCGCGGTTCGAGCTTTTCCTTCTCCAACCATTATTATAAACACGAGCTTTCATGGAACCTCAACGATACGCACGGGATCGGGATCGTCATGCTGGCGGGCGTCGAAACGATGAAGTTGTTGGAAGTTTTGGGGAGCGGCCGGAAAAAGGAGCAAACGATAGGATAA
- a CDS encoding Gfo/Idh/MocA family protein, which translates to MNRRRFAICGVSGRALGQFAKPIATTFAGGCELVGLLDPDPARFDLFRSRFPEHADIRTYGPEEFDRMVDETKPDCIIVAGRDHTHAEYIIQALNRDLDAITEKPMATTGEDSRRIVEAERRSKGTVTVTFNYRYAPIHTKIKEMVSEGKLGRITSVDLNWYLDTYHGSSYFKRWNRVREFSGGLSVHKSTHHFDLVNWWINQKPVEAFAYGALNYYGADSELNPRREDGRHCATCDAADDCAYYARWNARSKRAPVPDDHLESLGGQRSPAFPYTGYRADQCIFDSSIDIEDTYTAVVRYDHGALLSYSVNFSLPYEGYRLAINGTKGRLETLEYHMPARTPFPTPLQTIDYFPLFGSKETIHVVHKEGSHGGGDPLLLEDLFMGEDARRPFRILSGAVDGAYSVATGEAVWRSAKEHRPIPIEEVLGGLQSEELSLARGGRA; encoded by the coding sequence GTGAACAGAAGAAGATTTGCGATTTGCGGCGTAAGCGGCCGGGCGCTCGGTCAGTTCGCGAAGCCGATTGCGACGACGTTCGCCGGCGGCTGCGAGCTGGTCGGCTTGCTCGATCCCGACCCCGCCCGGTTCGACCTGTTCCGCAGCCGGTTTCCGGAGCATGCCGATATCCGAACGTACGGGCCGGAGGAGTTCGACCGGATGGTCGACGAGACGAAGCCGGATTGCATCATCGTGGCGGGCCGCGACCATACGCACGCCGAATACATTATTCAGGCGCTGAACCGGGATTTGGACGCCATTACCGAGAAGCCGATGGCGACGACGGGCGAGGACAGCCGCCGCATCGTCGAAGCGGAGCGGCGGAGCAAGGGTACGGTCACGGTAACGTTCAATTACCGGTACGCGCCGATTCACACGAAAATCAAAGAGATGGTGTCGGAGGGCAAGCTCGGCCGCATCACTTCGGTCGACCTGAACTGGTATTTGGATACGTACCACGGTTCCAGTTACTTTAAGCGTTGGAATCGCGTACGGGAATTTTCGGGCGGTTTATCCGTTCATAAGAGCACGCATCACTTCGATTTGGTCAACTGGTGGATCAACCAGAAGCCGGTCGAGGCGTTCGCCTACGGAGCCCTGAACTATTATGGAGCGGACAGCGAGCTGAATCCGCGGCGCGAAGACGGACGCCACTGCGCCACCTGCGACGCAGCGGACGATTGCGCGTACTACGCGCGATGGAACGCGAGAAGCAAGCGAGCCCCCGTCCCGGACGATCATCTGGAGTCGCTGGGCGGACAGCGGTCTCCCGCGTTCCCGTATACCGGATATCGGGCGGATCAGTGCATTTTCGACTCCAGCATCGACATCGAAGACACGTATACGGCGGTCGTTCGGTACGACCATGGCGCGCTGCTCAGCTATTCGGTCAATTTCTCCCTTCCGTATGAAGGCTATCGGCTTGCGATCAACGGCACGAAGGGACGCCTCGAGACGCTGGAATATCATATGCCCGCCCGCACGCCGTTCCCGACGCCGTTGCAGACGATCGACTACTTCCCGCTGTTCGGCTCGAAGGAGACGATCCATGTCGTGCACAAGGAGGGCAGCCACGGAGGCGGCGATCCGCTGCTGCTGGAGGATTTGTTCATGGGCGAGGACGCGAGAAGGCCGTTCCGGATCCTGTCGGGGGCGGTGGACGGCGCGTATTCGGTCGCGACCGGCGAAGCGGTCTGGCGCTCGGCGAAGGAGCATCGGCCGATCCCCATCGAAGAGGTGCTCGGCGGCCTTCAGTCGGAAGAGCTGAGCCTGGCGAGGGGAGGACGAGCATGA
- a CDS encoding extracellular solute-binding protein, whose product MISNGLKRPYAAVALIVTFAFTAIAGCGAGGTSGGETQTEAPAQTGTGTEAEGAEAPVKIKVFKSHMGVGTIPGSGDPHVQYVAEQTGVEYELITTPPGSEPNEYVNLMIASDDLPDILRPIGGVEQTLIQQGGALPLDDLLPEYAPNVWKSIPQEAWDVVRSASEDGKIYYVPKVFLVPERAPLIRQDWLDKLGLEMPKTVEEYKEMLRAFRDNDPNGNGQADELPTTGRELGRWMDHLFAIYGVAMWEGYPEWDIYNGEIQYAGVTENMKAAIAFARDLYAEKLLDNETFLNKGDVWTAKINNNLVGSWYHLPANLRDRLTAMRQGAPEAYVSGMPLPKVEGFEGFVTQKSMGEPEWIIPKASEAKAPHALKLLDFFYNPEFEDFVRFGIEGVQHEIVDGKKMLLPPSEDKPIALGMRNLTTKEDMDVRIDQTIPEDMQQMVRDIFEVSTADARRIAGDGLPSTVYEGFPDIQSHKLFQEYLTKIVIGEWPIEKFDEFVERWRQAGGDKVTERVQQWYAKTQATQ is encoded by the coding sequence ATGATATCGAATGGGTTGAAAAGGCCGTACGCGGCGGTCGCACTGATCGTAACGTTCGCGTTCACCGCGATCGCCGGCTGCGGCGCGGGCGGGACGTCCGGCGGCGAAACGCAAACGGAAGCCCCTGCGCAGACGGGAACGGGAACGGAAGCCGAAGGCGCGGAAGCGCCTGTGAAAATCAAAGTGTTCAAGAGCCACATGGGCGTCGGAACGATTCCCGGCAGCGGCGACCCGCACGTTCAGTACGTCGCGGAGCAAACGGGGGTCGAATACGAGCTCATTACGACGCCTCCGGGCTCGGAGCCGAACGAATACGTCAACCTGATGATCGCTTCGGACGATTTGCCGGACATCCTGCGTCCGATCGGCGGCGTCGAGCAGACGCTGATTCAGCAAGGCGGCGCGCTGCCGCTCGACGACCTGCTGCCGGAGTATGCGCCGAACGTATGGAAGAGCATCCCGCAGGAGGCTTGGGACGTCGTTCGTTCCGCTTCCGAGGACGGCAAAATTTATTACGTGCCTAAGGTGTTCCTCGTCCCCGAACGGGCGCCTCTTATCCGTCAAGACTGGCTCGACAAACTAGGATTGGAAATGCCGAAGACGGTGGAGGAGTACAAAGAGATGCTGCGCGCCTTCCGCGACAACGATCCGAACGGGAACGGTCAGGCGGACGAGCTGCCGACGACGGGCCGCGAGTTGGGACGCTGGATGGATCACTTGTTCGCGATATACGGCGTAGCGATGTGGGAAGGGTACCCGGAGTGGGATATCTACAACGGGGAGATCCAATATGCAGGCGTCACCGAAAACATGAAGGCCGCGATCGCGTTCGCCCGCGATCTGTACGCGGAGAAGCTGCTGGATAACGAGACGTTCCTGAACAAAGGCGACGTATGGACCGCGAAAATCAATAACAATCTCGTCGGAAGCTGGTACCACCTGCCTGCCAACCTGAGAGACCGCCTGACGGCGATGCGGCAGGGAGCGCCAGAAGCCTATGTGTCCGGCATGCCGCTGCCGAAGGTCGAAGGCTTCGAAGGCTTCGTCACGCAGAAGAGCATGGGCGAACCGGAGTGGATCATCCCGAAGGCGTCCGAAGCGAAAGCGCCTCATGCGCTAAAGCTGCTCGACTTCTTCTACAATCCGGAATTCGAAGATTTCGTACGCTTCGGGATCGAAGGCGTACAGCACGAGATCGTCGACGGGAAGAAGATGCTTCTGCCGCCGTCGGAAGACAAGCCGATCGCGCTCGGCATGCGGAATTTGACGACGAAGGAGGACATGGATGTCCGGATCGATCAGACGATACCGGAGGATATGCAGCAGATGGTGCGGGATATTTTCGAAGTCAGCACCGCGGACGCGAGAAGAATCGCGGGCGACGGCCTGCCGAGCACCGTCTACGAAGGCTTCCCGGACATTCAGTCCCACAAGCTGTTCCAAGAATATTTGACGAAGATCGTCATCGGGGAATGGCCGATCGAGAAGTTCGACGAGTTCGTCGAGCGTTGGCGTCAAGCCGGCGGCGACAAAGTGACGGAGCGCGTGCAGCAATGGTACGCCAAGACGCAGGCGACGCAGTAA
- a CDS encoding carbohydrate ABC transporter permease, with translation MRLSFGEKSFNALNYAFLTAAAATMIMPLLHLLAMSFSSPIAADSKKVFLLPVEFTTGSWAHILQTEELWRSFGITVYITVVGTLISMFFSLLTAFPLSRREFLLRKPVMLGIVITMIFNAPMIPFFLTVRELGLMNSLWALIIPGVIGTFNMIIIRTFFMGIPGELDDSARIDGCSDFRILFQIYLPLSKPVLATVGLFYAVGYWNTFQRAVLFLRDPSMWPLQMKLRSYLTTPEELAAVNLFLGDYDFNTTTLKAATIIFATIPIILVYPYLQKYFVKGAMLGSLKE, from the coding sequence ATGAGACTATCGTTCGGTGAAAAGTCGTTCAACGCATTGAACTATGCGTTCTTAACCGCGGCCGCGGCGACGATGATTATGCCGCTCCTGCATCTGCTCGCCATGTCGTTCAGCTCGCCGATCGCGGCCGATTCGAAGAAGGTGTTCCTGCTTCCCGTGGAGTTTACGACGGGCTCTTGGGCGCACATTCTTCAGACCGAGGAGCTATGGAGATCGTTCGGCATTACGGTGTATATTACGGTGGTCGGTACGCTGATCAGCATGTTCTTCTCTTTGCTGACCGCGTTCCCGCTGTCGAGAAGAGAATTTCTGCTTCGCAAGCCGGTCATGCTCGGCATCGTCATTACGATGATCTTCAACGCGCCGATGATCCCGTTTTTCCTGACGGTGCGGGAGCTGGGACTGATGAATTCGCTATGGGCTCTCATTATTCCGGGCGTGATCGGGACCTTCAATATGATCATCATCCGGACGTTTTTTATGGGCATTCCGGGCGAGCTGGACGATTCGGCGCGAATCGACGGCTGCTCCGACTTCCGGATTTTGTTTCAAATTTATTTGCCGTTGTCGAAGCCGGTGCTCGCGACCGTCGGTCTGTTTTACGCGGTAGGGTATTGGAACACGTTCCAACGGGCGGTGCTCTTCCTTCGCGATCCGTCGATGTGGCCGCTGCAGATGAAGCTGCGCTCGTACTTAACGACGCCGGAGGAGCTGGCTGCCGTCAATCTGTTTTTGGGAGATTACGATTTCAATACGACGACGCTGAAGGCGGCAACGATCATTTTCGCAACGATTCCGATCATCTTGGTCTATCCTTACCTGCAAAAGTATTTCGTGAAGGGCGCCATGCTGGGGTCTTTGAAGGAGTGA
- a CDS encoding ABC transporter permease — MQTDARRKRSENRYLNNMKKHWMLYLMILPGIAYYVIFKYVPLAGSVIAFQDYQIFNGILGSPWVWFENFVFLFTYQDFYQVLRNTAVIAFYQLIFGFPAPIILALLFNEVRWMLAKRTLQSLFYLPHFLSWVVVGGIVFELLATQGVMNQIRGWFGFEPILYMQGERYFRSIVVLSGIWKEAGWGTIVYLAAITGINPNLYEAAVMDGANRWKQTIYITLPSMAPTILVLFLLNIGNFLELGFDQIFNLLTPMTYSVGDIIETYVYRAGVLQGQYSVTTAIGLFQSVIGFILLWIFNRLARKSEQGLW; from the coding sequence ATGCAGACCGATGCGCGGCGGAAGCGGTCGGAGAATCGGTACCTGAACAATATGAAGAAGCATTGGATGCTGTACTTGATGATCCTTCCCGGGATCGCGTACTACGTGATATTCAAATATGTGCCGCTTGCGGGGAGCGTCATCGCGTTCCAGGACTACCAAATTTTTAACGGCATCTTAGGAAGTCCATGGGTATGGTTCGAAAATTTCGTCTTTTTGTTTACGTACCAAGATTTTTATCAGGTGCTGCGAAACACCGCGGTCATCGCTTTCTACCAATTAATCTTCGGGTTCCCTGCGCCGATCATCCTTGCGCTGCTCTTCAACGAAGTCAGGTGGATGCTCGCCAAGCGAACGCTGCAAAGCTTGTTTTACTTGCCGCACTTCTTGTCTTGGGTCGTCGTCGGCGGCATCGTCTTCGAGCTGCTGGCTACGCAAGGCGTCATGAACCAAATCCGCGGATGGTTCGGCTTCGAACCGATCTTGTACATGCAAGGGGAGCGCTATTTCCGATCCATCGTCGTGCTGTCGGGCATATGGAAGGAAGCCGGCTGGGGAACGATCGTCTATCTCGCCGCGATTACCGGCATCAATCCGAATTTGTACGAAGCGGCGGTCATGGACGGCGCGAACCGGTGGAAGCAGACGATCTACATCACGCTTCCTTCCATGGCGCCGACGATCTTGGTGCTCTTCCTGCTGAACATCGGCAACTTCTTGGAGCTCGGCTTCGATCAGATCTTCAACCTGCTGACGCCGATGACGTATTCGGTAGGCGACATTATTGAGACCTACGTGTATCGGGCGGGCGTGCTTCAAGGGCAGTACAGCGTAACGACGGCGATCGGGCTGTTCCAATCCGTGATTGGATTCATACTGCTTTGGATTTTTAACCGTCTCGCCCGAAAATCGGAACAGGGGTTGTGGTAA
- the mraY gene encoding phospho-N-acetylmuramoyl-pentapeptide-transferase, with protein sequence MFGILGVSGLSFLLVVFFTPLLIKGLRVLKLTQPIRSELPSDHQAKRGTPLMAGLILLIGLITSIQSQPAPLMIFLSITFLLFSSIGFMDDFKKAAWQDPSGISGRTKLVLQFAFTGLLLFTLFRSFSLTSDIALFNGFQLHLPVYVYIVIMLLFVVGSANAINFTDGLDGLLINVAIPTYFFFFLISDKPEVQTFSLVMIGCLLGLFLYNIYPARAFMGDTGSLAIGGSLSILAVIEKVEILIPLLFSVYLAEQLSVILQVWYYKRTKLRLFRMTPIHFHFRLKYGWSENKIVIVFGFVSWISTFICWGLYKYVLH encoded by the coding sequence ATGTTTGGAATTTTAGGGGTGTCTGGACTTTCGTTCTTGCTTGTAGTCTTCTTTACGCCACTACTTATTAAAGGACTACGCGTCTTAAAGCTTACGCAACCGATTCGATCGGAATTGCCTTCCGACCACCAGGCCAAACGGGGAACTCCATTGATGGCCGGCCTCATTTTGCTTATCGGACTGATCACATCGATACAGTCTCAACCCGCCCCGCTGATGATCTTCCTGAGTATTACGTTTCTCTTATTCAGCTCAATCGGCTTTATGGATGATTTCAAAAAGGCGGCGTGGCAAGATCCATCCGGAATTTCCGGGCGGACGAAACTTGTGTTGCAGTTTGCATTTACCGGTTTGCTGCTATTTACTTTGTTCCGTTCGTTTTCGCTGACAAGCGACATTGCTTTGTTCAACGGATTTCAATTGCACTTGCCTGTTTATGTGTACATAGTAATCATGCTCCTATTTGTAGTTGGTTCGGCGAATGCAATAAATTTTACCGATGGACTAGATGGGTTACTAATCAATGTTGCGATCCCGACTTATTTTTTCTTTTTTCTGATCTCGGACAAACCGGAAGTACAAACGTTTTCGCTCGTAATGATAGGCTGTCTGCTCGGTTTATTCCTATATAATATTTACCCTGCAAGAGCGTTTATGGGGGACACCGGGTCGCTCGCGATCGGAGGATCCCTCTCCATTTTAGCGGTTATCGAGAAAGTTGAGATTTTGATCCCGTTACTGTTTTCCGTGTATTTAGCGGAACAACTTTCCGTCATTCTGCAGGTTTGGTATTACAAACGTACAAAATTGCGTTTATTCCGAATGACCCCCATTCATTTCCACTTTAGACTAAAGTACGGGTGGAGCGAGAATAAGATTGTCATTGTGTTCGGCTTTGTTTCTTGGATTTCTACTTTCATTTGCTGGGGTCTATATAAATATGTATTACATTAA
- a CDS encoding GNAT family N-acetyltransferase codes for MVGSYQYTVVEVSIINSDAIVRLASLADAEELSRLNQEFNGGVKRLPEKIIECLKCNPNELVVVAEITGKIVGFGCAQSFYSFCYEEPLGEITELYVEEAARRKGIATAIISCLEENLRERGVKSMKVLTGKTNNAAIRTYEHCNYVKDDEQLLKKRLGDYAACDDEF; via the coding sequence ATGGTAGGATCGTATCAATATACCGTTGTAGAGGTGAGTATCATTAATTCCGATGCAATCGTAAGACTAGCATCCTTAGCCGATGCCGAAGAGCTTTCTAGACTAAATCAGGAGTTTAACGGCGGCGTAAAAAGACTTCCGGAGAAAATAATCGAATGCCTGAAATGTAATCCTAACGAGTTGGTTGTTGTAGCTGAGATAACTGGTAAAATCGTTGGATTTGGCTGTGCTCAAAGTTTTTATTCATTTTGTTATGAAGAGCCGCTCGGAGAAATTACCGAACTTTATGTAGAGGAAGCCGCTCGAAGAAAAGGAATTGCAACTGCAATTATTTCTTGTCTGGAAGAAAACCTTAGAGAACGTGGTGTGAAAAGTATGAAGGTACTGACAGGTAAAACTAATAATGCTGCAATTAGAACGTATGAACACTGCAATTATGTTAAAGACGATGAACAGCTGTTAAAGAAGAGGCTGGGGGATTACGCTGCCTGTGATGATGAATTTTAA
- a CDS encoding phosphotransferase family protein — translation MLIDIDENADKIFKRIEKLPIVLCHRDFWVANLFDSDGKTILIDWDTAGWGYLGEDMASLIADEADIEHMVEYYRRCIPAYYKGFSEYADISRITDNCVYEMILLMFGYRLVEWYMNVGSGNKLQETEDERTLHIHTLQKIYEMRDEQ, via the coding sequence ATGCTCATCGACATTGACGAAAACGCAGACAAAATTTTCAAACGTATTGAAAAGCTGCCCATCGTGCTGTGCCACAGGGATTTTTGGGTGGCAAACCTATTCGATTCAGACGGTAAAACCATACTCATCGACTGGGATACCGCTGGGTGGGGCTATTTAGGCGAAGATATGGCAAGTCTTATCGCGGACGAAGCCGATATCGAACACATGGTCGAATACTACCGTAGATGTATCCCGGCGTATTACAAGGGCTTCTCGGAATATGCGGATATTTCACGCATAACGGATAACTGCGTATATGAGATGATTCTACTTATGTTCGGGTACAGGCTTGTAGAGTGGTATATGAACGTAGGATCGGGAAACAAACTCCAAGAAACGGAAGATGAAAGAACGCTCCACATTCATACCCTGCAAAAAATCTATGAGATGAGGGATGAACAATGA
- the hcp gene encoding hydroxylamine reductase, protein MFCYQCEQTPTGGCKVVGVCGKDETIASLQDTMIFALKGIAAYATHARQLGYSDPEVDKITHEALYMTLTNSNFNLQEHIDMAMKVGSAAVRIMDVLDRAHTTHFGVPQPITVSQNKIEGKSIVVTGHNLYALEELLKQTEGTGINIYTHSEMLPAHGYPQLKKYEHLKGNIGKAWYDQRRLFEQFPGAILATTNCVMPIKGTYADRFFSYEVAGLEGVAKIVNDDFAPLIERALALPSVDIESEQVLTTGYHHETVIGLAPEIIQAVKDGKIKRFFVIAGCDAPGKGGEYYRELATSLPNDTVILTTSCGKFRFNDVDYGTVGDTGIPRYIDLGQCNNSGSTVKIALALADAFGCGVNELPVSIVLSWFEQKAVAILLGLFSLGITDIRIGPKAPEFINEGVMNVLVETFGLKLIGNAQEDMAEMLALH, encoded by the coding sequence ATGTTTTGTTATCAATGCGAGCAAACGCCGACAGGCGGATGTAAGGTCGTTGGGGTGTGCGGGAAAGACGAAACGATCGCGAGCCTTCAAGATACGATGATCTTCGCTTTGAAAGGAATCGCCGCCTACGCGACACATGCAAGACAGCTGGGATATAGCGATCCGGAAGTGGATAAGATCACCCATGAAGCGTTATACATGACATTGACGAATTCCAACTTTAATCTCCAAGAGCATATTGACATGGCGATGAAGGTCGGTTCCGCCGCGGTCCGTATTATGGATGTGCTCGATCGCGCGCACACGACCCATTTCGGGGTACCGCAGCCGATCACCGTATCCCAAAATAAAATCGAAGGAAAATCCATCGTGGTCACCGGGCATAACTTATATGCGTTGGAGGAGCTGTTAAAGCAGACCGAAGGAACAGGCATTAATATCTACACTCACTCGGAGATGCTTCCAGCCCATGGATATCCTCAATTAAAGAAATACGAACACCTGAAGGGGAATATCGGTAAAGCCTGGTATGACCAACGCCGATTGTTCGAGCAGTTCCCCGGCGCGATCCTGGCGACCACCAACTGCGTCATGCCGATTAAAGGCACCTACGCAGACCGTTTCTTCTCTTATGAAGTCGCCGGGCTGGAGGGAGTCGCGAAAATTGTAAACGACGACTTCGCTCCATTAATCGAAAGAGCTTTGGCGCTGCCGTCCGTCGACATCGAATCGGAGCAGGTATTGACCACGGGATATCATCACGAAACGGTCATCGGGCTTGCGCCGGAAATTATCCAAGCCGTCAAAGACGGAAAAATTAAACGTTTCTTCGTCATCGCCGGCTGCGACGCTCCGGGGAAAGGCGGAGAATACTACCGGGAGCTCGCAACCTCGCTTCCGAACGATACCGTAATTCTAACGACCTCCTGCGGGAAGTTCCGTTTTAACGACGTGGATTACGGGACCGTCGGGGATACCGGAATCCCGCGTTACATCGACTTGGGTCAATGCAATAACTCCGGTTCGACCGTTAAAATCGCGTTGGCCTTGGCGGACGCTTTCGGTTGCGGCGTGAATGAATTGCCGGTCAGCATCGTTCTCTCCTGGTTCGAACAAAAGGCCGTAGCGATTTTGCTCGGATTGTTTAGCTTAGGCATTACAGATATCCGGATCGGGCCGAAAGCCCCGGAATTTATTAACGAGGGCGTGATGAACGTTCTGGTAGAAACCTTCGGTTTGAAGCTGATCGGCAACGCGCAAGAGGATATGGCCGAGATGCTGGCGCTGCATTAA